The Chthonomonas sp. genome includes a window with the following:
- a CDS encoding carboxypeptidase regulatory-like domain-containing protein, producing the protein MQWPRIFVVWALALALTVVGCGGGTPKTTTSIISGRVTFEDGLPARGAVVTGRDGSAITTTNGSFVLTGQRAADLVIKAEITDNGTKYIGQNLARTYEGEQYPNVNIMVVPQNQTATVEGVVEDRNGNPLELARVFALGAGALSSTSVLTDKDGKFTLRYLLGNVNYEVSAGGGDYRSDSESVTLNVGEKRFIRFVLGNPGSPVFGPPQNLSAIAWTSPVSRDESLSAAVENLKRLVDPKRPKTSGRLSSSGNPVEIELEWDSISNPDLYGWGIYRARSNGSFSGLDFFREPLGSVYLDSDVNLTPNSEYSYHVTACNTRYPYDNGSESDPSADVAVTPLDDMRLRSTTLAPLTFAWEPVLGADNYVVYLFDRYPGFGVDSIWNNASDRATGNSKRYNGSIRLVTGKQYYFMVLGLGDSDSSRTISEVGAFIYQE; encoded by the coding sequence ATGCAATGGCCGCGTATTTTTGTCGTTTGGGCACTCGCACTGGCACTCACGGTCGTGGGCTGCGGTGGCGGGACACCCAAGACCACAACGTCGATCATCAGTGGACGGGTCACGTTTGAGGACGGGCTTCCCGCGCGGGGTGCGGTCGTCACAGGACGCGATGGTAGCGCTATTACTACAACCAATGGCAGCTTTGTTTTGACCGGTCAACGCGCTGCCGACCTGGTCATCAAGGCCGAAATCACCGACAACGGCACGAAGTACATCGGGCAGAATTTGGCGCGCACGTACGAAGGCGAGCAGTATCCGAACGTGAATATCATGGTCGTCCCCCAGAACCAGACGGCCACCGTCGAAGGCGTCGTGGAAGACCGAAATGGCAATCCGCTTGAGCTCGCTCGAGTCTTCGCGCTCGGCGCAGGGGCACTGAGTAGCACGAGCGTCCTTACCGACAAGGACGGGAAATTCACCTTGCGATACCTGCTCGGTAACGTCAACTATGAAGTGAGCGCGGGAGGAGGCGACTACCGTAGCGACTCCGAGAGCGTCACGCTCAACGTCGGCGAGAAGCGGTTCATCCGTTTCGTACTCGGTAATCCGGGATCGCCGGTATTTGGTCCGCCGCAGAACTTGTCCGCCATCGCGTGGACGTCGCCCGTCAGCCGTGACGAATCGCTTTCGGCAGCGGTGGAGAACCTTAAGCGCCTAGTCGATCCGAAGCGACCCAAGACGTCGGGTCGCCTCTCGTCCAGCGGTAACCCGGTTGAGATCGAACTCGAATGGGATTCGATTTCCAATCCCGATCTGTACGGCTGGGGGATCTATCGCGCCCGCAGTAACGGTTCGTTCAGTGGGTTGGACTTCTTCCGCGAGCCGCTGGGCAGCGTCTACTTGGACTCGGACGTGAACCTCACGCCGAACAGCGAATACTCGTACCACGTAACGGCGTGCAACACCCGCTATCCGTACGACAATGGCAGCGAATCGGATCCGAGTGCGGATGTCGCCGTCACACCCTTGGACGACATGCGCCTGCGATCCACCACGCTCGCTCCGCTGACCTTCGCCTGGGAGCCAGTACTCGGCGCGGACAACTATGTGGTCTATCTCTTCGACCGCTACCCTGGTTTTGGGGTTGACTCGATCTGGAACAACGCCAGCGACCGAGCAACGGGCAACTCAAAGCGCTACAATGGCTCGATCCGACTCGTCACCGGCAAGCAGTACTACTTCATGGTGCTGGGGCTGGGGGACTCGGACTCTAGCCGTACCATCAGCGAGGTTGGTGCGTTTATCTACCAGGAATGA
- the metG gene encoding methionine--tRNA ligase produces the protein MPKQTYITTPIYYVNSVPHIGTTLTTLVADMCMRYERMRGNEATYLTGTDENGPKVMEAAIKSGRDPMEFVTEISDRFRETFTAMNMQYDRFVRTTDEHHKRAVHLFFNTLRERGHVYEGTYEGWYDVSSETFYKEADIVDGKSPDGNPVQWVSEKNWFFRLSAFGDQLLEHIEANPKFLLPESRRNEVVAYIKQGLRDMAISRKISGWGIPVPGEEEQVFYVWFDALISYISGTGWPDNGWEALWPAEIHWMAKEIFTRFHATFWPAMLMAMDLPLPKTIIAHGWFVFGDQKMSKSLGNIIAPLELVEEIKAKTGAEHAMAVDAVRFSLARLLPYDGDTNYTRAEVDKHYNSDLANDLGNALNRSLSMAHKFAGGVVPEAPIESEMVAAVRTAVTDFDAAMDILHIDHATEAALGLVRFLNKYIDTRAPWALAKSEDPALGGVLRSMLFALRAAEGMLRPIMPWAADAIAQQLGLPPLVRWSDIGTEGTIPGGTQLGTPTPLFPRIDPKKQEAMETPAAPAAPVDAAPIEQTAEPITIQDFMKVQLRVGRVLEAETLEKSDKLVKLQVLIGTEKRQILAGIRKSYNPLDLVGRQVIVVANLKPAKLMGHESQGMILAADGPDGQAILLQPEQEAPEGTSVH, from the coding sequence ATGCCCAAGCAAACCTACATCACCACGCCGATCTACTACGTGAACAGCGTGCCGCACATTGGCACCACCCTCACGACTTTGGTGGCGGACATGTGTATGCGCTACGAACGGATGCGCGGCAACGAGGCGACGTACCTGACCGGAACCGACGAGAATGGCCCGAAGGTGATGGAAGCGGCGATCAAGAGCGGTCGCGATCCCATGGAATTCGTCACCGAGATTTCGGACCGGTTCCGCGAGACCTTCACCGCGATGAACATGCAGTACGACCGCTTCGTACGCACCACCGACGAGCACCATAAGCGTGCGGTGCACCTGTTCTTCAACACGTTGCGCGAGCGCGGCCATGTGTACGAGGGCACCTACGAAGGTTGGTACGACGTCAGCAGCGAGACCTTCTACAAAGAAGCCGACATCGTGGACGGAAAAAGCCCGGATGGCAACCCGGTCCAGTGGGTGAGCGAAAAGAACTGGTTCTTCCGGCTTTCCGCATTTGGCGACCAGTTGCTTGAGCACATCGAGGCGAATCCCAAGTTCTTGCTACCGGAATCACGCCGCAACGAAGTCGTCGCGTACATCAAACAAGGGCTACGCGACATGGCGATCAGCCGCAAGATCAGCGGATGGGGCATCCCGGTTCCAGGCGAAGAAGAGCAGGTGTTCTACGTTTGGTTCGATGCGCTGATCAGTTACATCAGCGGCACCGGTTGGCCCGATAACGGATGGGAGGCCCTGTGGCCCGCCGAGATCCACTGGATGGCCAAAGAGATCTTCACCCGATTCCACGCAACCTTTTGGCCCGCGATGCTGATGGCGATGGATTTGCCTCTGCCCAAGACAATTATCGCGCACGGCTGGTTTGTGTTCGGCGACCAGAAGATGAGCAAATCGCTGGGCAACATCATTGCACCGTTAGAGCTCGTTGAGGAGATCAAGGCTAAAACTGGAGCTGAGCACGCGATGGCGGTCGATGCCGTTCGCTTCTCGCTCGCCCGGCTGCTTCCCTACGACGGCGACACGAACTACACCCGCGCCGAAGTCGACAAACACTACAACTCGGACCTTGCCAACGACTTGGGCAATGCGCTGAACCGCAGCTTGTCGATGGCGCACAAGTTCGCAGGCGGAGTGGTGCCCGAAGCACCGATCGAATCGGAGATGGTCGCCGCCGTCCGGACCGCGGTCACTGACTTTGACGCGGCGATGGACATCTTGCACATCGACCACGCGACCGAAGCCGCGCTGGGGCTCGTCCGATTCCTGAACAAATACATCGACACCCGGGCGCCTTGGGCGCTTGCCAAGAGCGAAGACCCAGCGTTGGGCGGAGTCCTGCGCTCCATGCTTTTTGCCCTACGCGCCGCGGAAGGCATGCTCCGCCCGATCATGCCTTGGGCCGCCGACGCCATTGCCCAGCAGTTGGGGCTGCCTCCACTGGTCCGCTGGAGCGACATCGGTACTGAGGGGACCATCCCTGGTGGCACCCAGCTCGGCACCCCTACACCCCTTTTCCCCCGTATCGACCCCAAGAAACAAGAAGCCATGGAAACACCTGCTGCACCCGCCGCCCCTGTCGACGCCGCTCCCATCGAGCAAACCGCCGAGCCGATCACGATCCAGGACTTTATGAAGGTCCAACTGCGAGTTGGCCGCGTGCTCGAAGCGGAGACGCTGGAGAAGAGCGACAAGCTCGTGAAGCTCCAAGTCCTGATTGGCACGGAGAAGCGTCAGATTCTGGCCGGGATTCGCAAATCGTACAATCCACTGGACCTCGTCGGACGGCAGGTGATCGTGGTCGCGAACCTCAAGCCAGCGAAGTTGATGGGCCACGAGAGCCAAGGCATGATTTTGGCGGCGGACGGTCCCGATGGTCAGGCAATCCTTCTCCAGCCAGAGCAAGAAGCGCCCGAAGGCACGAGCGTCCACTAG
- the asnS gene encoding asparagine--tRNA ligase produces MDYRRTYLKDLFELAPGTQTEAYGWVKTRRDSKEVSFVQLSDGSTFRDLQVVIESGSIDEQLLKSLTTGACAKFTGEVVASPASGQAVELKASGVTLYGAANPEQYPLQKKGATMEFLREIAHLRMRGNTFGAVFRVRSRAAYAIHKFFNDRGFHYVHTPIITASDCEGAGAMFAVTTMLDEPKHDQQAKLKTAEYAEDFFGKPAFLTVSGQLEAETFALGMTNVYTFGPTFRAERSNTARHLSEFWMIEPEMAFCDLEGDMNLAEEFLKAVIGDVLSHCASDLEFFNQRIEPELLKTLEHVVTSGFERMTYTEAVKHLESSGEKWEFPVGWGIDLQSEHERWLTEVKVGRPVILTDYPREIKAFYMRGNDDGKTVRAMDVLAPRIGEIIGGSQREERLDVLESRIAEMELPLEPYQWYLDLRRFGSAPHSGFGLGFERLLMYLTGMKNIRDVIPYHRTPGSAEF; encoded by the coding sequence ATGGATTACCGCCGAACGTATCTCAAGGACCTCTTCGAACTCGCACCGGGAACGCAAACTGAAGCGTACGGTTGGGTCAAAACACGACGCGACAGCAAGGAAGTCAGCTTCGTCCAACTCTCGGACGGTTCGACCTTTCGAGACCTGCAAGTCGTGATCGAATCCGGATCCATCGACGAGCAACTGCTGAAGTCGCTCACGACCGGCGCATGCGCCAAGTTCACCGGCGAGGTGGTGGCTTCGCCCGCCTCGGGTCAAGCGGTCGAGCTCAAGGCTTCGGGAGTCACGCTCTACGGAGCCGCGAATCCCGAGCAATACCCGCTCCAGAAGAAAGGGGCGACGATGGAGTTTCTGCGCGAAATTGCCCATTTGCGGATGCGCGGCAACACGTTCGGTGCAGTTTTCCGCGTGCGCAGCCGGGCGGCGTACGCGATTCACAAGTTCTTTAACGACCGCGGATTCCACTACGTCCACACGCCGATCATTACCGCTAGCGATTGCGAGGGCGCAGGCGCGATGTTTGCGGTCACAACCATGCTTGACGAGCCTAAGCACGATCAACAGGCGAAACTAAAGACCGCAGAGTACGCCGAGGACTTCTTCGGCAAGCCCGCATTCCTCACCGTTTCCGGTCAGCTCGAAGCCGAGACGTTCGCTCTGGGGATGACCAACGTTTACACCTTTGGCCCGACCTTCCGCGCGGAGCGGAGCAACACCGCCCGGCACCTCTCCGAATTCTGGATGATCGAGCCCGAGATGGCATTTTGCGATCTTGAGGGGGACATGAACCTCGCGGAGGAGTTCCTGAAAGCGGTCATTGGCGATGTGCTGAGCCACTGCGCGTCCGACCTGGAGTTCTTCAATCAACGGATCGAGCCTGAGCTCCTGAAGACGCTCGAGCACGTCGTCACTTCTGGGTTCGAGCGAATGACCTACACCGAGGCGGTCAAGCATCTGGAATCGAGCGGCGAGAAGTGGGAGTTCCCGGTGGGCTGGGGAATCGATTTACAGAGCGAGCACGAGCGGTGGCTCACCGAGGTGAAAGTCGGACGGCCAGTGATCCTAACGGACTATCCGCGCGAGATCAAGGCGTTTTACATGCGCGGTAACGACGACGGGAAGACGGTCCGGGCCATGGATGTTCTTGCTCCACGGATTGGCGAGATCATTGGCGGTTCGCAGCGCGAAGAGCGATTGGATGTTCTCGAATCGCGCATCGCGGAGATGGAGCTGCCATTGGAACCGTACCAGTGGTACCTGGACCTCCGCCGATTTGGTTCAGCACCCCACTCGGGCTTCGGGCTGGGGTTCGAGCGGTTGCTCATGTACCTTACGGGTATGAAGAACATCCGCGACGTAATCCCATACCACCGCACGCCCGGAAGCGCTGAATTCTGA